Within Wyeomyia smithii strain HCP4-BCI-WySm-NY-G18 chromosome 2, ASM2978416v1, whole genome shotgun sequence, the genomic segment tatcgaccaatcagtttgctttcttcaataagtaagcTGTTTGatagaattattcttaaccgaatgatgtcacacatcaacgaaaattcaatttttgcagatgaacagtttggatttcgccatgggcattccacaactcatcaattgctcagagttactaatatgattcgagctaacaaatctgaaagttattccactggagctgctcttttagacatagaaaaagcattcgacagtgtttggcataaagatttgattgcgaaattgcaaacttttaattttccaattttcctaatcaaaatttaaaaaaattatcttactgatcgaactctgcaggttgtctatcagaatttaaaatctgatagatttcctgtcagagcaggtgtacctcaaggttcagtcttcggtccagtcctgtacaacatattcacttcagatcttcctgatttgcctccaggatgcacaaagtcattgttctgcgatgacacaagcatttccgcaaaaggaaaaagtcttcgggtcatatgcagtcgattgcagaaaagtttagacattttttcttcctacttgcaaaagtggaaaatctctcccaatgcttctaaaactcaaatgataatttttcctcataagcctagggtttttttcctcaagccaaacaataatcacgttgtcgagatgaatggggttattttaagttggtctgacaaggttaagtacttgggactaatttatgataaaaaacttattttcaaagagcacattgagagtatacaagccaagtgcatcaaatatacgagatgtttatatcctctcattaacaggaattctaaactttgtttaaagaacaaacttttgatttacaaacaaatttttagaccagcaatgctttatgctgtaccgatctggtcaagttgctattcaacaaggaagaaaacgctccaaaggattcagaataaaattctgaaaatgattttgaagcgtcctccttggtttggtacactcgaattacatagacttactggtgttaaaccattagaagctatgtcaaataaaattattaacaattttcgacaaaaatcgttgcaatcctcaattgctacgataagcaccctttatagccaataagttagcaattaagttagttgtaagtttacttacccttttctgacaagtaggtttaaatccctacgaatgataagtcctaattgcgaaagcaaacaaatcctaacaattaaaattacaaatttctaacagtgttgagaagtcaccatttgtgattggacacacatactcattatttactaatatttatcataaatacttaagctaccaaAAAATCCCccccttatattttatatataagattttttatcacaattcacaattcatttttgtggattttctgaagaagaaaatgaacaggtttgtcgttttcggCTTCAAGAAAACGGatcagcaaaagggggaattctggaagaccataaccgtaggttaaactacttggtttgcaaccatcaaccACCAGGATGATAAATATGTTGGgtatttgttaatcgccttaattgtagtgggactagaggagaccttaagaagccagaaaaatgttcctcgaagacactgaactgaaaatgttcaaaatgcaggcttgtttcaatatcctcaaaacccaacccAAGTTTGCAGAACTGCAAGATTTCGAAAAATTGATGAGATGAAAACGGAAgacgaacatctacgcgatcaaatatttttcgctaaccTCTGAAACCcaacttgtagcagaaatttttcgaacaTACTAATCCATcatgagaaatgtcactgacgctcgggtcaaaccggcaaATCCATAAAgccttgtggatataaagtgtcttgccaaagtaatcgtttaaagtgcgtaaaaattatcgaatttccgtttgttaaatattgagtgctttttattacaacaagtctcataaactgatagcatggggtattgaattgttgacagtgtgacagatgtcagcggcttaaaacaacaagatttacaacaccggtgcggagaacgaaaagttggtctatattagctggctctattcaggtttcgctggtgtaaatctagtataaagttgtttgaaaaatagaccaccgctgaagatgcccttagcaTTCTTCCATTTTAAatacaaattttattggcaactctacTTGCAAATGTGAATGAACTCCGCTCGTTTCAGGCGAATTAATTGTGCTGGATTCAACGTATATTTGAATTTATCTATGTTTGTTGCTGGAGAAGAACGAATAActaaaaaaaacgcattttcaTGAAAAACTGAACTTTTCCAAACGTAATTGTGAAATAACTCCATGTATGTATTTAGAAAGTTAGTCATCATGAGCTTTATGATTTTAAGTTGGTattcaaattttattaaatcattGGAATTTAATTATTCTTTTAAAAgtggaatttgaaaaaaaaaacttttaagtaAAAGTTCGACTTACATTATTTCATCCTTAACTTTTCATCAAAAGTTTTTGAATAATGTCAAGTTTAAGTGAAAAATTTCATGGAAAGTTCAGCTCTTTTTTGCATTGTTAACAATTTTTCTAAATAACTCGAAAATAGATGCAAGCCCGCAAGATTATTTCTCTGTGTTTCAACATctaaaaaaagttagaaaagcTTTAGGATTATGAAGAGACTCTCTGAAAACTTACAAATAGCGATTATCGATTAGCTATGGCTATGCTACATATTTTTAATAGCGGACGCTTGAAGTTAGTCAACATAATAATTTTACATGATAAGAAACAGTTTCAGTTTTAAGCAGAATCCCAAAGCATTAAAGTGCGTTTTCTATTACTGTTATTATATTTAGACTGGtcaatgttattttttctgCATTTCATAATTGATTCTTCGACTTTTAACTACGCCTTGTTTGGCTCTATATTTTCAAACTTGGTTCCCTAATTAATTTTTGTTCGTGAagccaaaataaaattttcagtagTGGTTGACATCGTTGActtaatacttttttttattctaaataATAGTACTAAGATGAAGGCCCAATCGCAGAGAGCACAACGGGGCCGAAATTTCTGTTCGAGTAGAGAAAAGGCTGCTTGAGTAAAATCGATAAATATTTCTTCTTGAAACAGAGATAAAAACCCATCAATAATCATCTTTTCATATATAAGAATAGATTTATAAATTAATCACAAATCACAAAGCAAAAActagaaaatcttgaaaaatatgaaaatatgcCTGTGCATACCTGTGTGTATTTAGCCAataagaaatatttatattaacGTACTTATGGTTGTAAGATATCATTGATAAATATATATTCGAACGAAAAAACTCAGCGACAAATATGTTATCATTCTTAAATAAAAAATGCTCTCAAGTATTTGCTAACACTCGAAACCAGATACTTCCTTCCCGCACCAATCGTGCAATGTTTATAAAAAGCCATACTCAGAATGTGGAATGACCAGTTTTAGAAAATATTTCAATAGTATCATTTTCTCCCGTTTCTGTGCGTGAACCGAGTAGAAACATTTTGATAAGCTGTGGCTAAACGTAACAGATCATAATATGAATAACAAATTGCTCTGGACGCTGCTAGCCGGTGTGCTGCTGAAAtttacaaacggtgaaatttctAATTTACCTATTGACGGATGGATGAGTCTGATTTCAGGTATATTTGCTTTCCAGTGGAATGCGTGGTGGGTGGTCACACGTCGATGCCCGGTGCTGCGCCCTATGTAGTTTCGGTTCAGAACCCGACGCACATATGTGGTGGTGTTTTGGTTGCCAACAACTGGGTTTTAACGACGGTATCATGTGTACAGGGTAGAAGCAATCTTAAAGTCTTGGTGGGCTCCCACCGTTTGCTGACCAACATGGCACGTGTTGGGGTGTCATCGATCATTTTAAATCCTCAGTATAGCGCCACATCTGGTATCAACAACGTAGCTCTTTTGAAACTTTCCCAGCCAGTCACATCGGCTCCAGTGCAAATAAATAGTGCTACCGTTACAACAGGACTTCCGACCGCTTTCTACGGCTGGGGTTCACTCAATTACGGATCCGCATCGAAATCCAATGAGCTGCAAACACTGTATCAGAAAACTGTCAGTGCCGCTGATTGCGCGAAAAAGTTGCAAAAAAACGGAGGACTGGCAACTGGATTTATTTGCGCTCACATCCAGCCTGGACAAGCGGCTTGTTCGGTAATGATCTTCGGTTTTGGAATTATTTAACGATGATTTAACGTGCGGTTTCGTTGTACAAATTACAGAAAGACCAAGGGGGACCATTGATAGACGTGAGCAGTGGGAAGCTGCTGGGAATCTACGATCACGGAATACTCTGCAGTGGATCATTTCCAGATGTTTTCACTAATATCGCCGCATTCAAGACGTGGATTGAAACAACGATTGCCAGCAACTGAGTTGTAATAACAGCTGCAAATAACTGATTCAATGCAAGTTTTgaatataaattgaaaaaatacatgATGATTTTGTAAAGATTATTGtgtgtttcaaaaatattgaactgCAAAATAAACAAGACGAAATTATAAAACATTTCgagatatgaaaaataaaaattaataaatatagAATGGAGTAAATGCACTATTTCGTTGAATAGGTTAAATATACAGCAATGTTTTTAAATAGTGGCAATTCGCATTTATTGATGTAAAAAAGGTTGGACGATAGTATTCAGTCACGATCACTCATTTGACGTAGGACTTCGGTTAGTAGAAATAAAAGGACGAAGTTCAAACTCCTTCAGGACTACATCTTTTACTTCTTTTTGGCTACATCTTATATCACCTGATATTGCCTTATCACCTGATATCTCATATACCTACTCGAACTGTAATTCCTAACAGGCTTCTGAATACCTACTTCCCTTCGTTAAAATGTGTGGATGTAAAATATTGCTCTTGATACCAGTAGGCAATAAACACGTGCTGAATAAACACGTGCTGCATATGCAGTCAACTCATAGTTTTCTTTAAGGTGGAgctatgagcgggggcctagcgtggttggtaacgtctccgccaaccacgctcgacgcctgggttcgaatcccaccgccgacataggtgtcgatggttgtgaggtggcgtgatccactcacaaccaacccaactggtctagattcaatcctagccgacaccgggagattttctgaggcgaaaaatctctgggatcacgccttccatcgcgtgaggaagtgaagccgttggcgccggtccgttaatcaacgggtcgtgagttagggtcctgggtggagtcgcctccccgggcgtcggtgattggcacaacaacagtggcggaactagaccgacggtaaataagcgagaataaaaaaaattaaggtggAGCAGCTCTCAGGAAAAAGGCATCAAAGCTAGCCGTTTTCACAACCACGGACTTTTATAAACACAATGCAAGAAAGAGTGGTttccgtggttctgtggttagcgccAACTtccccacacggttgtgatatcgggtacgattcccgatcaggccgaggatcttttcgagctggaaattttttcgactcagcactggggcacggtgtatcgttgtacttatcctacaacatgcaaaatgtgccgaaaacaatatcgataacgagctctctcaactaatctagttgatcgagaccgcattagccccccaggggagcgtgcgatattgttgttgttacaaaatactacaaggtatacagccctagggttatatgaaatggtgacgtgggactaaacactgtaattaggggattttttgatCCAAAATATACAaagtccgcagacagaatcaatgtgtttgctcggtGACTTACGTACTTTTATTGTCAGCCTGAGAAATATATTCAGcaacactcgaaaaaatatcgtttatatttgacgatagaattttttgtgCATTAGACAAAGCACAAGCTTATcgttcttgttgaagaagcacctcGTAATGCGTCGAAGTCAGAATTacctctatatcctcaaaaaccaaatccaataatacttacgttatcataatgaatgggtttgtcttatttaacttcgattaaatcaaatttataatatgaatcttactttcaaaataatatgggagcTCTTACGAAAGTTCATTGATTGGCAAAAACaagaagatatgttgaacaaaattatcaacaagtttcagcaaaaaatcgtagcaatcaacaattccatttttgttttttgcttgactatttttttcatttgtctacaattacattcgctgtattacgaagacagcctATAAACTTTTATTATGGAAtagtttaaaataacaaaatatcatctaacaatattgaaatgtaagaaaaaattcggaatgaatcttagtaaatggactaaaaattcacaagcattcaccggctcttactcttctataaatttgtatatttgggaattcaattttgcgatactatccggtcacgattgaatatcgaatataaaatacagtcaaacctgtttttgtgcgactttttttttgtgcgaaatttatttagtgcgactttttttatgcgataatttttttaatgcgactgttttttgcgatttttttgtgtgcggtatatgaaaaagttccacttccgacaacattttcagccatttGGTTTTTCCGATTTTTGGATTGAATTCCAACGCATTACATAAGTGTTCCGtcgaaaaattactatttgagccagttttacgtaggaaaagtcacgaattgctaacctacgaaggaaagcggttgaaaggattagtatgtttaaaaaagttacgtttattaatccgatgttttaaaattgttctcataggtattctaaatcagaatcaacaactttcgagttattttaaaccgagaattttttttatgcggtccctatccaccgcataaaaaaagtttttttttcaataatgttgtggaaatattgttttgaagCTGCACGGGAAgtttcaaatgaattttttttatgcgatttattttgtgcggtccctaaccctcgcacaaaaacaggtttgactgtataaaaaatataacttataaccgttgcaaaaatgtacaattcttgttgagtaatttatggcaatcatatttatgagataaactatCAAtaaccatcagcagcagcattacagtttttcctcgattgcacacgaatagaaatgtacgaacagaagtgtaccactgcacaCTTAAAAAtgtttgccgggtctcggtaacttattgccgagaacggcaccactgagtgctcggttaagcAAAagatgacagctgtcacattttttcgtaaatctcggttcaacctaactgaaatctCGGATTTCGGATATtgtgtgccgaaatttcagttcggtgaaccgagatttagggaaaaatgtgacagctgtcattatttttttaaccgagcactcagtggtgccgttctcggcaataaattaccgagacccggcaacaaattttaagtgtgtgcaatacgaatagtaccgcgcgCTGCAGTACGCatggaagtgtaccgctgaaacgtacgaatagaagagtaccgctgcaatcatagacgacgagagacctgctaCTTTCTGCTCCAATGGTACTGTTGcttataccagcatgttttctttcaagacaccagtttttattacgttctgacagcaggtttaggaattgttcaagtatggggattgtttcaaacttttcggaaaacttttaccttcgggacatcacattagtctaagctcatggaagcaaaaataaattgacctattgggacgggaagactctgtcaattttttttcgatattgaaacagagaatatcacagggaacggttggtgtccattcacgccgtctgtgctaggaatgcttgcattagggtgggacaaaaaataaattttagcacttttcgtgttccttacgggtcctgtaacaactatgtaacttttcaaatcgatcggtgatacgcctgatttgcgcccgctttcaaagtttccatacgattttatatcaactccaaaatccactttttaaaaacttattctctagaaatttccagttggctccaaaaaatataccaatacatgatatttgtaggaaattttcctgggaaaaattcttttctgaagactgtaatgcgctacaaaatttgtagaaaaagttattcaccctaaactgatcgaatgtctgacgaacggctcaacattgaatttttccagcaacactgctgcagcatgctgctgttgcaaactcaacaacgtgatgagaaacagtttcgcttagaattaagcttgaaagcgtgattttttgctcatagtatcttcggagaaaatgcttagaatatcaatccctttATTTTGATAGcattcgttgtgtgattcatacccctaaaagtgagaaatcacctttctaaacacccctacgtagtgaaaacattttcgtgtggatttaagcttgaaggtatgatattttgctcatgttatcttcattatcggagagcttgcttaaaatattacctacaaagttttaatgtagatcgattactccccctaaaagagggaaataagctttctaaacacccacgtcaTGTGACAACTGGGTTCTGGTGCCAAATCATACCCTggtgtctttcagaaaggagtttggtagatacaaAGCTGCAATTTgcgcagatacatggccagcaggtcactaTTTTTGTATATGTTTTAATTAATATATATTGCAGTAATtatcagtaataaaaaattcaGTTTGAGCCAAAGATGTTTCCATTTTCAACAGACAGCGGTTTGCAATCAACAAGGGGAGCTAAAGAAAAACTTCGAAAACCTACCCTAGTCCGAAGTAACGATCCGATCCaaactcggaagttctacgagaagctgaacagttctcgtaaaggcttcgtgccgcaagccgatatgtgtaggagcttggacggcaacctccttacagacAAGTGTGAAGTGATCGAAAGGTGAAAACAACACTTcaacgagcatctaaacggcgatgcagtagagcgcgaggacggtatgaaaactgatcttggtgcacgaacAGAAGACATCAGGATTCCAGCCTCCGATCTCCTGGAAGTGGAGGAGGcgattggccggctgaaaaacaataaagctgctggggtggaccaacttcccagcgagcgacgacagcccggtaaaaatGGCTCTTAacaccaatccgtcagggaagagacggagaggtgcacagcgggcaaggtggatcgatcgggtggaagacgacctgcagTCATGGACCGATTGGAATGGacacgactcttacgtacaccTACCTTACgtcacaccacggcttgggactgtttagTAATTGTTAACAGCACAGTAGGACAATGAGTACAAAGCCGGATTCTTCAACGAAGGAGACCTTCGTTTCAGAGATTTTTCTATCAGGGAATCAGGGTGTATACGAAATCAGGGTGTATTCGAAAGCCTGATCCCTAATCACGAAACAGATGTGCTTGTCAGGTCTTGCTCCTCTTCGGTCTAACCGCTGCGCTCCTCTTCGTCGTATACTACCAGCAAACGCCAGTTTTGCACAGAAGTTGTCCGACGGTCGTGCAACGTGTGTATCCGTCAAGCACAGTGTATCCGTCAAGCTTTCACCAACTTCAAGATACTGAATTCGCTCGTGAGTTTCTCGAGCTCGTGATTCTTTCTTACGCCGTCTTCCCGCAAGCCGCCGAAGATTGTTCTTAACATCCGTTGTTCGACAACTCCTAGTGCCATGTTCATGTCTCGTTTCCGTAGACGATAACTGGTTTTAAGAGCGTTTTGTATAAGGTGAGGCCTAAAGATGGTCGACCGCAGGTGCTTGTGAAACCCGTGGCAGACACGACTTCCGTTTATAATACATCTCCGGATCTCACGATTGGTATTATTTTCCGAAGTTACCAATGGGCTAAGGTAGCCAAATTGGTCGTTCGCTGTCGATCGGCATACCACTTCCCAAATGGGCTCGGTTCCGCCAGCCAGCATACTTTGAAAACATCAATCATTGTCGCCTCTTGAACTGGAAACACAAAAAAGTCGTACCAAGGAGCCAAagcaaaaaattgttgcactgtgtaatcgaaAAACTAAATATGTCGAAAACGGATCTGGAAATTGGACGTtgaagttgaaaaacaaaattttgcttaattttttgtttagtgTATAGAGATGTcttatgagccgtgaagtgaaacgacgagttgcagctgcaaacagggccttctacggaatACGTAACCAGATAAgctcccgtagtttgcaaattcGCACataactagcgctgtataggacgctgatactcccggtggcccttaacGGGCATGAAGTATGGACGccgaaggaagctgatcgatgagtgctcggagtttttaacGTAAGGTTCTGcggtcgatacttggcggtaaattggaataacgcatgaatcacgaattgtaccaggtataccaacatgctgatatagtgaagggcaggcttcagtggactggacatgtagccagaatgcctgacgagagagccgccaaaactatctccagtagagaaccaggaagaagccgtcgactccgtggttgGCCCcgcgatctgctggtgtacgaggagactggagaacggctgcccaagacagtcgaagctggacatctctagtttgttcggccctagaccggtgaacggtccgttaaccaacaaagtaaagtaaaggtATAGAGATCTGACAGTTCTTATTGCTTTGGATTGGTAATTTTCTTGATTTAAACGTTTCCGGTTAATTCATATCAGCATAGAAAAAAGAATGAATGATGATCTgctaaaacaattttttcactaTAAAGGATGcaacaataaaaaaaggaaCTTAAAGGAATGTTTTTATTGTGAAAATCGTTATTATCGGATGGCCCCTTAACAATAGTGAAGTTGTCCTCTCAAATAAAAACATAGTTTATTATTGAAGAAGCTGGCGACATGCTGATGTTAACAACAAGCTGTAGTTTATTGAATGAAAAATACTATGTTAGCAATCCAATGTACTGTATAAATATTCACTAGCGCGAACGGTAATCatgtacagtgcctccacagtagggtttgcaatattcccggaaattgatttcccgggaaacgggaataaaaaatctcatttcccgggaattcccgggaaccgggaatggaaaaaaattcttagcaaaaatgatatttcaataaaagtaaataaagtaaataaagtaaaagtaaaataaaaagtatctgaaaaTCGTTTACAACTTCATTATCAATTcgaatgaaaaacgaattacaaatcaaaacttattcaagtttatATCAGAGCCTCTTCgctaatttttatcaaatatatttactgtgccattacacgatgcgaattatttttaaaaaataaactgcatAATCAATCTAGTTTTAATTGGCGTAACAAACCCTTTTGTAATTGGTATCACCGTTGATTAGAGAGTAGGATTCCATGTAAGAATTTTGATTGTTCAACTAGAACGTTATTTAGCCTATCGGTAGTTTTCTTTGAAAGACCGAGACAAACTGGAAGCAAATGAGAGAATAATTAATAATCTGTTCAATATGACTCTAAATAAGTTAGTTTCAGAGCATTTGAATGTATACGTAATTAATCTCAAAGATGATTTTTTGTGTGagatcgcggccacgacccaaattACGCTGACTGAGCTAttattaaattatatttatttctggtcgcattgattcacgggtttcaaattttcttaatcgatttaattttaattttatcaatGGCAAACTAACTGTCAAAGAATGAGAttggacgaagcaaatatttgcctaatttttcgtttactgaataagacagcaaatattttcgacaaataaccgaagcaaataaattgatagtactcggcaagtaaatattgaccgtcatttcaaagaaATATTTACTCCGTATAATGCCCCTTTCAAAGCTGCTATACACTTTAACGTCGTTAGTTCCGTGttttgaaagtatataaaattttattgcaaaattgtatgggaaattatattgaatcttgcgaaattttttgaagagctcgggaatcccgggatcccgggaatcaatatttcgtttcccgggatccgggaatcccgggaaaaagtAATTctcgggaaatcgttcccgggattgcaaaccctactccacagttatgggtcagctacaattatagGTCACTTTTACCCAAATACGCCtgttctcacgaaactgaacaattttcattagcagtggtatttttaataactcacttgtaacctcatttacacgattaaaatgatttaaagttgaaaatgtcactaaaatctataattgtagagcaacatgtcaaaagggtccatctactttcatcgattttcttgattgacttttcatttgttcaatagTTTAGCTAAAGTAACTATTCCcaacgtggtttttatttaaaaagctagattagattctccgctatcaaatgatttaaaggacatatcatgaaacgtgtttaataagccgtggcggttgcaagaaaccgatcgatcaaaaaatcgatcaaagcagatagatccttttgacatgttgctctacaattctgctcggtgcaataagtgaagtgaccttTAATTGTAGTAATattacattttgcggtgcacaattgtgggccAGTCcttattttggctatttttattacttttacatgataatgcatcaagactgaataaaataaccTATTATCAAGCtattacaacaataaaataacttccgttttgacgattttatagattaaatgattttgaatgccaaaagtgacccataattgtgtcttttgctatgtaagtgatatttttcttcccaaccgatttacacacatcaaCTGCattgaaactaattgttgatcgaaagtacatatcagaacacagagatagatagtaaaacattcgtatttgataacttttccgattttatatccatttttgaacattcaaacaacacgttgactgacccataattgtagagggactgtata encodes:
- the LOC129721245 gene encoding chymotrypsin-2-like; amino-acid sequence: MNNKLLWTLLAGVLLKFTNVECVVGGHTSMPGAAPYVVSVQNPTHICGGVLVANNWVLTTVSCVQGRSNLKVLVGSHRLLTNMARVGVSSIILNPQYSATSGINNVALLKLSQPVTSAPVQINSATVTTGLPTAFYGWGSLNYGSASKSNELQTLYQKTVSAADCAKKLQKNGGLATGFICAHIQPGQAACSKDQGGPLIDVSSGKLLGIYDHGILCSGSFPDVFTNIAAFKTWIETTIASN